The Streptomyces pactum genome contains a region encoding:
- a CDS encoding YciI family protein, giving the protein MEFFCYHRDRPGSLTLRHELLEDHLSYMDRYSEEMIARGPTLTGDGTGDEAEPTGSVHILDLPDPAAARDFAFGEPGYQAGVYRDVLLRRWRNTLGRTMWDFHGGRSGGSRYLVLGLGAGRAADLAVPPDQDELIAYGPLLSDDGATWLGTAVLMRAPDPETARAVLTADRYADIEVHDWQFGGRSS; this is encoded by the coding sequence ATGGAGTTCTTCTGCTACCACCGCGACAGGCCCGGATCGCTGACGCTCCGCCATGAGTTGCTGGAGGACCACTTGTCCTACATGGACCGCTACTCCGAGGAGATGATCGCCCGCGGTCCGACCCTCACCGGCGACGGCACGGGCGACGAGGCCGAGCCCACGGGCAGTGTGCACATCCTCGATCTCCCGGACCCCGCGGCCGCCCGTGACTTCGCCTTCGGGGAGCCCGGATACCAGGCGGGCGTATACCGCGACGTACTGCTGCGCCGGTGGCGCAACACCCTGGGGCGCACCATGTGGGATTTCCACGGCGGCCGGAGCGGTGGCAGCAGATACCTGGTGCTCGGCCTCGGCGCGGGGCGGGCCGCCGACCTGGCGGTGCCGCCCGACCAGGACGAGCTGATCGCCTACGGCCCCCTGCTGTCCGACGACGGTGCCACCTGGCTCGGCACGGCGGTGCTGATGCGGGCGCCGGACCCGGAAACGGCGCGCGCCGTCCTCACCGCCGACCGGTACGCCGACATCGAGGTG